The Sulfurimonas lithotrophica genome includes a region encoding these proteins:
- a CDS encoding NADH-quinone oxidoreductase subunit C, producing MRAYKPKDNVQKKPYYTDRYWKAPQVAKFDVESDAVFAKDLSAIKSKFEVLEAFIQVEQMTVWINPSDIYALLEFMRDELEYTQLSEMSAIDFLAQRNEFEIFYQMLSMSKRKRIRIKYSIKKGQAVDSISKLFRCADWSEREMYDMFGIEANGHEFMKRILMPYDWQGHPLLKTYPLQGDEFAAWYEVDKIYGKEARDIIGPELRDTAQVDRYDSERFARLGHEVPKGMDPDKEENKDKAQSYQEEGGVFMIKKLDKESSKVIDDPQR from the coding sequence ATGAGAGCATATAAACCAAAAGATAACGTACAGAAAAAACCGTACTACACAGACAGATACTGGAAAGCTCCTCAAGTAGCAAAGTTTGATGTAGAGAGCGATGCAGTTTTTGCAAAAGATTTAAGTGCAATCAAATCAAAATTTGAAGTTTTAGAAGCGTTTATTCAAGTCGAGCAGATGACTGTGTGGATTAATCCATCTGATATTTATGCCCTATTGGAATTTATGAGAGATGAATTGGAATATACTCAGCTTTCAGAAATGAGTGCTATAGACTTTTTAGCACAGCGTAATGAATTTGAGATCTTTTATCAGATGCTAAGTATGTCTAAGCGTAAACGCATCCGTATAAAATACTCCATTAAAAAAGGTCAGGCAGTTGATTCAATATCAAAACTTTTCCGCTGTGCCGATTGGAGTGAACGTGAAATGTATGATATGTTCGGTATCGAAGCAAATGGACATGAGTTTATGAAACGTATCTTAATGCCGTACGACTGGCAAGGACATCCACTTCTAAAAACTTATCCGCTTCAAGGTGATGAGTTTGCAGCTTGGTATGAAGTTGATAAAATCTACGGAAAAGAAGCACGCGACATTATCGGACCTGAACTTCGTGATACTGCTCAAGTTGACAGATACGATTCAGAGCGTTTTGCTCGTCTTGGTCATGAAGTGCCAAAAGGTATGGACCCTGATAAAGAAGAAAATAAAGATAAAGCACAATCCTACCAAGAAGAAGGCGGTGTGTTTATGATTAAAAAATTAGATAAAGAGTCATCAAAAGTTATTGATGACCCGCAAAGATAG
- the nuoD gene encoding NADH dehydrogenase (quinone) subunit D — protein sequence MAQQTNRLTPFFENITFDREDNELILNFGPQHPSAHGQLRLMLHLQQEQIVKAHPDVGYLHRGMEKMAENMIYNEFMPTTDRMDYIASSSNNYGFALAVEKLVGLEVPRRAKVIRMMILEINRLMSHLFWLATTALDIGAMTVFLFAFREREYLMDIMEGYCGARLTHAAIRIGGVPLDIQDTFIAQLKTFLDKLPENIKDYEDLLDTNRIWLMRMEEVGTIPTDMALSWGCTGPMLRASGVAWDIRKEEPYELYDEVEFEVPYSDKGDNFARYRIYMEEMRQSAKILYQTIDMYQECVKNNQTELMAHAPQYVSAPKLDIMTQNYSLMQHFVLVTQGMRPPVGEVYVPTESPKGELGFFINSQGGAYPYRLKLRAPSFWHTGILTDLLPGHYIPDVVSIIGTTNIVFGEVDR from the coding sequence ATGGCACAACAAACAAATAGATTAACGCCGTTTTTTGAAAATATTACTTTTGACAGAGAAGATAATGAACTTATATTAAACTTCGGTCCTCAACACCCTTCTGCTCACGGACAGTTACGTTTAATGCTTCATCTTCAACAAGAGCAAATCGTAAAAGCGCATCCTGATGTCGGATATCTTCACCGTGGTATGGAGAAGATGGCTGAAAACATGATTTATAATGAATTTATGCCGACAACGGACCGTATGGACTATATCGCTTCTTCATCAAACAACTACGGTTTTGCATTAGCGGTTGAAAAATTAGTAGGACTTGAAGTACCTCGCCGTGCTAAAGTTATCCGTATGATGATCTTAGAGATAAACCGTTTAATGAGCCACCTTTTCTGGTTAGCTACGACTGCGCTTGATATCGGTGCTATGACTGTATTCTTATTTGCTTTCCGTGAGCGTGAATACTTAATGGATATTATGGAAGGCTACTGTGGTGCACGTTTAACTCATGCAGCTATCCGTATCGGTGGTGTGCCTTTAGATATTCAAGACACTTTTATTGCTCAGCTAAAAACTTTCTTAGATAAATTGCCTGAGAATATTAAAGATTATGAAGATTTACTTGATACTAACCGTATCTGGTTGATGAGAATGGAAGAAGTTGGAACGATACCTACCGATATGGCTTTATCATGGGGTTGTACAGGTCCGATGCTAAGAGCTAGCGGTGTAGCTTGGGATATTCGTAAAGAAGAGCCGTATGAGCTTTATGATGAAGTAGAGTTTGAAGTTCCTTATTCTGATAAAGGTGATAACTTCGCACGTTACCGCATCTATATGGAAGAGATGAGACAATCTGCGAAGATACTTTACCAAACAATAGATATGTATCAAGAGTGTGTGAAAAACAATCAAACTGAGTTAATGGCTCATGCACCTCAGTATGTATCGGCTCCAAAGTTAGACATTATGACTCAAAACTACTCGTTAATGCAACACTTTGTACTTGTTACTCAAGGTATGCGCCCGCCTGTAGGTGAAGTTTATGTTCCGACTGAATCACCTAAAGGTGAGCTTGGTTTCTTTATCAACTCTCAAGGTGGAGCATATCCGTACAGACTTAAACTTCGTGCGCCGTCATTCTGGCATACAGGAATTTTAACTGACCTGTTACCTGGTCACTATATTCCGGATGTTGTATCGATTATCGGTACTACAAATATCGTATTTGGTGAGGTAGATAGATAA
- a CDS encoding FAD-dependent oxidoreductase has product MSKVYFSTWREEQINNVGKDEADWKESAYDLPAQYDEHSSSKAFIGWDGVALFDKDVDVVKLATEYAHQYQEYSEACGRCAPGRWGGRILYDLLDKIARGEGSIDDMNHLKEVCKSMQLTSKCEIGKTVPNPLLDLMTQFEDTFLECINEQKPSKHYNEDVDYIAKITAPCMDACPAHVDIPAYIEGVRDLRLDDSLRATRQTMPLAHTCGRVCPHPCEDECRRTNLDSPISIMELKRLGADYETDHGLGFYHPGKGKKKAPVGKKVAIIGAGPAGLAAAYYLALDGIDVDVYEALPVLGGEVTVGVPEYRMPWAKYEKDIEAVKDLGVNFILNHKVTADEMRQFESDYDATMIASGTRLSKKVRCDNERTEIKGYWGAIDFLDWINLYEKFDITTPKEIQEQQMLPSDHVDLTGKVVACVGGGFTSMDVVRCSIRAGAKRVIMLYRRDEKTIIRNTTYEEYHEAVEEGVEFIFHSAVARMNDENDVLKSLDVDKFELVPDPDGGRPQLVKIEGATETIEVDYLIPAVSQSAEFSHLPEEWDLEMTSWATLKTNGKDYMTSRKGIFAAGDCEYGPMTIVNAVGQAKRAASVISRYVQNGGEVTLTDEEIMEDHLRKMKVYDKKEKITGWLAGVPRQKSEVLDVNIRKYNNQEVNFGFTQEQAISESERCMRCYYIAMVAK; this is encoded by the coding sequence TTGAGTAAAGTTTATTTCTCAACATGGCGCGAAGAGCAAATCAACAATGTCGGTAAAGATGAAGCGGATTGGAAAGAATCAGCTTATGACTTACCGGCACAATATGATGAGCATTCTTCTTCTAAAGCGTTTATAGGTTGGGATGGTGTAGCTCTATTTGACAAAGATGTAGATGTTGTAAAACTTGCAACTGAATACGCTCACCAATATCAAGAGTATTCTGAAGCGTGTGGAAGATGTGCACCCGGACGTTGGGGTGGACGTATTTTATACGACTTATTAGATAAAATTGCTCGCGGTGAGGGTAGCATAGATGATATGAATCACCTAAAAGAGGTTTGTAAATCTATGCAACTTACATCTAAGTGTGAGATTGGTAAAACAGTGCCAAATCCGTTACTTGATTTGATGACACAATTTGAAGATACTTTCTTAGAGTGCATAAATGAGCAAAAGCCATCAAAACATTATAATGAGGATGTGGATTATATAGCTAAAATTACGGCACCTTGTATGGACGCGTGTCCGGCACACGTTGATATACCTGCATATATAGAAGGTGTTAGAGATTTAAGACTAGACGATTCACTACGTGCAACAAGACAAACTATGCCTCTTGCACATACTTGTGGTCGTGTATGTCCACACCCGTGTGAAGATGAGTGTAGAAGAACCAACTTGGATTCTCCTATCTCTATTATGGAGCTAAAACGTCTCGGTGCCGACTATGAGACTGATCACGGTTTAGGTTTTTATCATCCTGGTAAGGGTAAGAAAAAAGCACCTGTTGGTAAAAAAGTAGCAATTATCGGCGCAGGTCCTGCAGGTCTGGCAGCTGCATATTATCTTGCACTTGACGGTATAGATGTAGATGTTTATGAAGCATTACCTGTTCTTGGCGGTGAAGTTACCGTAGGTGTACCTGAATATCGTATGCCGTGGGCTAAATATGAAAAAGATATCGAAGCCGTAAAAGACTTAGGTGTTAATTTTATATTAAACCACAAAGTTACGGCTGATGAGATGCGTCAGTTTGAGAGCGATTACGATGCTACTATGATTGCTTCAGGAACAAGACTTTCTAAAAAAGTTCGTTGTGATAATGAACGTACGGAGATAAAAGGTTACTGGGGTGCGATAGATTTTCTTGATTGGATAAATCTGTATGAAAAATTTGATATCACTACTCCAAAAGAGATACAAGAACAGCAGATGCTTCCGAGCGATCATGTTGATTTAACCGGCAAAGTGGTCGCTTGTGTCGGTGGTGGATTTACATCTATGGACGTTGTTCGTTGTTCTATCCGTGCGGGTGCTAAGCGTGTTATCATGCTTTATCGTCGTGATGAAAAAACAATTATCCGTAACACTACCTACGAAGAGTACCACGAAGCAGTTGAAGAGGGTGTTGAGTTTATCTTCCACTCTGCAGTTGCAAGAATGAATGATGAAAACGATGTTCTAAAATCACTTGATGTAGATAAGTTTGAATTAGTACCAGATCCAGACGGTGGACGTCCTCAACTTGTTAAAATTGAGGGTGCTACGGAGACTATAGAGGTTGATTATCTAATTCCTGCGGTATCACAAAGTGCAGAATTTTCTCACTTACCTGAAGAGTGGGATTTAGAGATGACATCTTGGGCTACTCTAAAAACAAACGGTAAAGATTATATGACTTCTCGCAAAGGTATTTTTGCGGCAGGTGACTGTGAGTACGGTCCTATGACTATTGTTAATGCGGTAGGTCAGGCAAAACGTGCAGCATCTGTAATAAGTCGTTACGTTCAAAACGGTGGTGAAGTCACATTAACTGATGAAGAGATTATGGAAGATCATCTAAGAAAAATGAAGGTTTATGATAAAAAAGAGAAAATTACCGGCTGGTTAGCAGGAGTTCCTCGTCAAAAATCTGAAGTACTAGATGTAAATATCCGTAAATACAATAACCAAGAAGTTAATTTTGGTTTTACACAAGAACAGGCTATTAGCGAAAGTGAGCGTTGTATGCGTTGTTACTATATCGCTATGGTGGCAAAGTAA
- a CDS encoding Y-family DNA polymerase, with the protein MKIHIDIDCFFVSAIRTIDVSLEHKAVAIGGRSDTKIFDTDAKNQSVNLQNSGSFVPTFFKAYETKDDDLDAFRDSDGKIRGILTTSSYEARAFGVKTAMRIEDALRLCPHLIIKAPNMSLYQKLSHELHEFLQERIPLIEQASIDEFYGDLKGWIEDEDVEAFIDNLRHEIKKELKLPVSIGAAKTRYIAKMATSYAKPFGCKLINEYNFDEFINPIKVQDFAGIGRSMSKRLASAQIFTLGELRKRRGTLESWGPYAKELYKRVDGISDAQIQTKHERKSIGISRTIEPIYDRAELRRRIHILARHLNFAIGKLGVIPTVYHLGIRYEMNQKSHKNISLCERFTEKKFDSLCISLFNEADIHKRLCVIRLSINCSGFTHHSKRELSLINFAEDEKMESLTKHNQKLREKYGLDMLKWGSEL; encoded by the coding sequence ATGAAAATTCATATAGATATAGACTGCTTTTTTGTAAGTGCCATTCGTACTATAGATGTAAGCTTGGAACACAAAGCCGTAGCCATAGGCGGTAGAAGCGATACAAAGATCTTTGATACAGATGCCAAAAACCAGAGTGTAAATTTACAAAATTCCGGAAGTTTCGTACCGACCTTTTTTAAAGCATATGAGACAAAAGATGATGATTTGGATGCTTTTAGAGACAGTGACGGAAAAATACGCGGTATTTTAACTACATCAAGCTACGAGGCACGTGCATTTGGAGTGAAAACCGCTATGCGAATAGAAGATGCACTAAGACTTTGTCCGCATCTGATAATAAAAGCACCGAATATGTCTCTGTATCAAAAGCTCTCACACGAATTGCATGAGTTTTTGCAAGAGCGCATACCTTTAATAGAACAAGCAAGTATAGATGAGTTTTACGGAGATTTAAAAGGTTGGATAGAAGATGAAGATGTAGAAGCTTTTATAGACAACTTAAGGCATGAGATAAAAAAAGAGTTAAAGCTACCTGTTTCAATAGGAGCTGCAAAAACAAGATATATTGCAAAAATGGCAACCAGTTATGCAAAACCTTTTGGATGCAAACTTATAAACGAATATAATTTTGATGAGTTTATTAACCCAATAAAGGTGCAAGATTTTGCAGGAATAGGAAGGAGTATGTCAAAACGCCTTGCATCTGCACAAATTTTTACACTCGGCGAGCTTCGCAAACGCCGTGGAACTTTGGAGAGTTGGGGTCCATATGCCAAAGAGCTTTACAAACGCGTAGATGGCATAAGTGATGCACAGATACAAACAAAACATGAGAGAAAAAGTATAGGCATATCACGTACAATTGAGCCTATTTACGATAGAGCCGAACTCAGACGCCGCATCCATATTTTGGCAAGGCATCTTAATTTTGCAATTGGAAAACTTGGTGTAATTCCTACTGTTTATCATCTTGGCATCCGCTATGAGATGAATCAAAAATCGCATAAAAACATCTCTTTGTGTGAGCGTTTTACGGAAAAAAAGTTTGATTCACTTTGCATCTCTTTATTTAACGAGGCGGATATACATAAACGACTTTGTGTAATACGTCTGAGTATAAACTGTTCGGGTTTTACACATCATTCAAAAAGAGAACTATCTCTTATAAACTTTGCAGAAGATGAAAAAATGGAGAGTCTTACAAAACATAATCAAAAACTAAGAGAAAAATACGGTTTGGATATGTTAAAATGGGGTAGTGAATTATAA
- a CDS encoding OmpP1/FadL family transporter, with protein MKKIALVSLIASSVLMAGGYKIPETSTNAVALGAANIAHNHENADAAYYNPAKMVFMKDQNYLEVDAMYIGLDKIKYTGTVASTGPYSLKSEKEDFFVPSLNYVSSKVGEHNARVGISVTVPGGLSKRWKTAPAKTFAEEFTLEVVEINPTIAIQLSENLGFAAGFRIVDAEGVVKSNGVMNIPTLGGLGTASRDMTGDTVDTGYNLALAYQGTDLELGLTYRSKVNLSVEGNANLTTSYLGGSVYNSKASVSIPLPAALSLAAAYNFTPNTTVEFVYEKNYWSAYKSLDFDYDGTEGVALGAIFGSPISKNWKDTIAYRLGVTHKMDKTTLMAGIVIDETPVPDATIGFELPDSDSISVSLGGRYEVNNKLDIGLSGLYSMREDRTVNNATLSGKFADSNVLLVSMGIGYKF; from the coding sequence ATGAAAAAAATTGCTTTAGTATCTTTAATAGCTAGTTCAGTGTTAATGGCGGGTGGTTACAAAATACCTGAAACATCTACAAATGCCGTGGCACTAGGGGCTGCAAATATTGCACATAATCATGAAAATGCAGATGCAGCATATTATAATCCTGCAAAAATGGTATTTATGAAAGATCAAAACTATCTTGAAGTAGATGCAATGTATATCGGCTTGGATAAAATCAAATATACGGGTACGGTAGCTTCAACAGGACCTTATAGTTTAAAGTCTGAAAAAGAAGACTTTTTTGTTCCTTCACTTAATTACGTATCATCGAAAGTCGGCGAACATAATGCAAGAGTAGGTATCAGTGTTACAGTTCCGGGAGGACTTTCTAAAAGATGGAAAACAGCACCTGCTAAAACTTTCGCAGAAGAGTTTACCCTTGAAGTTGTAGAAATAAATCCAACCATAGCAATTCAGTTAAGTGAAAACTTAGGTTTTGCAGCAGGTTTTAGAATAGTAGATGCCGAAGGTGTTGTAAAGAGTAATGGTGTGATGAACATACCTACTTTAGGTGGACTTGGTACTGCTTCTCGTGATATGACCGGTGATACGGTAGATACAGGATACAACTTGGCATTGGCTTATCAGGGAACAGACTTGGAGCTTGGTCTAACATACCGTTCAAAAGTAAACTTGAGTGTTGAAGGAAATGCAAACTTGACAACGAGTTATCTTGGAGGTTCGGTTTATAACTCAAAGGCTAGTGTATCTATTCCTTTACCGGCTGCTTTATCTTTAGCGGCCGCTTATAACTTCACTCCAAATACAACGGTCGAATTTGTTTATGAGAAAAACTATTGGTCTGCATATAAAAGTTTAGATTTTGATTATGACGGCACGGAAGGTGTCGCTTTAGGTGCTATTTTTGGTTCTCCAATAAGTAAAAACTGGAAAGATACTATAGCATATCGCTTAGGTGTTACACATAAAATGGATAAAACTACTTTGATGGCAGGTATTGTTATCGATGAGACGCCTGTACCTGATGCAACTATTGGTTTTGAGTTACCTGATTCTGATAGTATATCAGTCTCTTTAGGTGGAAGATATGAAGTGAATAATAAACTTGATATAGGACTTTCGGGATTATACTCGATGCGTGAAGACAGAACAGTTAACAATGCAACTTTAAGCGGTAAGTTTGCAGACTCCAACGTACTTCTTGTTTCTATGGGTATAGGATATAAATTTTAA
- a CDS encoding NuoB/complex I 20 kDa subunit family protein, translating to MAQHKINYTQDGGLPVALTSIDKIVNWGRSNSLWALTYGLACCGIEMMASGASRYDFDRFGTIFRASPRQADVMIVAGTLTKKHAEFIKRLYDQMTEPRWVISMGSCANTGGMFNTYATVQGADRIIPVDLYLPGCAPRPETLQYGVMLLQKKIRANKAGRAQKAKRLM from the coding sequence ATGGCACAACATAAAATAAATTATACACAAGACGGCGGTTTACCCGTAGCACTTACGTCTATAGATAAGATCGTAAACTGGGGACGTTCAAACTCATTGTGGGCACTTACATATGGTCTAGCTTGTTGTGGTATCGAGATGATGGCATCCGGTGCTTCAAGATACGACTTTGACCGTTTCGGTACTATTTTTAGAGCATCTCCACGTCAGGCTGATGTTATGATAGTCGCAGGAACTCTTACAAAAAAACACGCTGAATTTATTAAAAGACTTTATGACCAAATGACTGAGCCAAGATGGGTAATATCTATGGGTTCATGTGCAAATACGGGCGGTATGTTCAACACATATGCAACGGTTCAGGGTGCGGATAGAATTATCCCTGTTGATTTATACCTTCCTGGTTGTGCTCCACGTCCGGAGACACTTCAATACGGTGTAATGTTACTTCAAAAGAAAATTCGTGCAAATAAAGCGGGTCGCGCACAAAAAGCTAAAAGGTTAATGTAA
- the nfo gene encoding deoxyribonuclease IV, which yields MGNNKFVGAHTSASGGVFNAVNNAVDIGAKAFALFTKNQKRWDAKPFDAKTLDMWFEALEKSGIQPKHILPHDSYLINLGHPEEEKLQKSRDAFIDELQRCEVLGLDRLNFHPGSHLVKLSAKEKKDEVFLADVENRCLDVIAESINIALDKTSNVKAVIENTAGQGTNLGYTFEHLAYIIDKVEDKSRVGVCIDTCHMFVAGYDIRTRAAYDKTWGDFDRIVGSDKLMGMHINDSKPPLGSKKDRHHSIGEGEIGLDAFKFIMNDERMDDIPLVLETINSDIWKQEIELLYSFVE from the coding sequence ATGGGTAATAATAAGTTTGTGGGTGCACACACAAGTGCAAGCGGCGGAGTTTTTAATGCGGTTAATAATGCGGTAGATATCGGGGCAAAGGCATTTGCACTTTTTACAAAAAATCAAAAAAGGTGGGATGCTAAACCTTTTGATGCAAAAACTCTTGATATGTGGTTTGAAGCACTTGAAAAATCCGGCATCCAGCCAAAGCATATACTTCCGCACGACAGTTATCTTATAAACTTAGGACATCCAGAAGAGGAAAAACTTCAAAAAAGCCGTGATGCTTTTATAGATGAGCTTCAGCGTTGTGAGGTTTTAGGACTTGATAGACTTAACTTTCATCCGGGAAGCCATCTTGTAAAGTTATCGGCTAAAGAGAAAAAAGACGAGGTGTTTTTAGCTGATGTGGAAAACAGATGTTTAGATGTAATAGCAGAATCAATAAATATAGCTTTAGATAAAACTTCAAATGTAAAAGCAGTTATTGAAAATACGGCAGGTCAGGGTACGAACCTCGGTTATACATTTGAGCATCTGGCTTACATTATAGATAAGGTCGAAGATAAAAGCCGTGTGGGTGTATGTATCGATACCTGTCATATGTTCGTTGCAGGTTACGACATAAGAACCCGCGCGGCATACGATAAAACATGGGGCGATTTTGATAGGATCGTAGGTAGTGATAAGTTAATGGGGATGCATATAAACGACTCTAAACCGCCTCTTGGAAGTAAAAAAGACAGACACCACTCTATAGGTGAGGGTGAAATAGGGCTAGATGCATTTAAGTTTATAATGAATGATGAGCGTATGGATGATATTCCTCTTGTACTTGAGACAATAAATAGTGACATATGGAAACAGGAGATTGAGTTATTATATTCTTTCGTGGAATAA
- a CDS encoding ATP-binding protein, giving the protein MNTLVDFLNEKNVVKSQIYAQLKCSENEAKILQYLAKKYVQGNDDILVLDILQELFGSEKYEYLAHLAEIKNLLELGWLNQQSFTPIKIAEVTPLELLNTAVGLAASFLRLMQDVTAEMDLPEAKPYIDHLEYLQDQFFRIELYQKISSIRQNVHEHSLGIERVQNKLKLLEARIEQRVEQTEEKLVLDKFFKQKKMEGLEQVIFIALLREEYSATDASLREMNTLIDLISIDEYDRIKNRSLLEEGSHLLSEGIIDYEEMLNPFGGISRAFYIADEVLQSIIHPNKNKKVTRLKLNALIDEQDIFELVEPTTTLDDVVLSTDTRSTLDNLMRQVDKEVVSRLIEWGVKDKKRGIDARIIFYGSAGTGKTMTAYSLAKSLKRQVLAFDCSKILSMYVGESEKNVRKIFDTFYDLTEKTKTEPILLLNEADQFLGSRSSGNITGSDQMHNQMQNIFLEQIENFRGMLIATTNLLENIDKAFSRRFNYKIEFKKPNEAQRKELWEKMLPKKAPYEKGFSIDKLAKFPLSGGQINLIVKNTAYKVAVEEEPIFKMQDFIDEIQKEKAGNFDSEKVMGFLE; this is encoded by the coding sequence TTGAACACGTTAGTTGATTTTTTAAATGAAAAAAATGTAGTAAAATCACAAATATATGCACAGTTAAAATGTAGTGAGAATGAAGCAAAAATATTACAATATTTGGCTAAAAAATATGTGCAGGGTAATGATGATATTTTAGTTTTAGATATTTTACAAGAACTTTTTGGTTCAGAGAAGTATGAATATCTTGCTCATTTAGCAGAGATTAAAAATTTGCTTGAACTCGGTTGGTTAAATCAGCAGAGTTTTACGCCCATAAAGATAGCCGAAGTTACTCCGCTTGAACTTTTAAATACGGCAGTCGGCTTGGCTGCTTCGTTTTTGAGACTGATGCAAGACGTAACGGCAGAGATGGATTTGCCTGAAGCCAAACCGTATATAGACCATCTTGAATATCTTCAAGACCAATTTTTTAGAATAGAGTTGTACCAAAAAATAAGTTCTATTCGCCAAAACGTGCATGAGCATTCACTTGGAATAGAACGTGTTCAAAACAAACTAAAACTTTTAGAAGCAAGAATTGAGCAAAGGGTTGAACAAACCGAAGAGAAACTTGTCCTAGATAAATTTTTTAAACAAAAGAAGATGGAAGGGCTTGAACAGGTTATATTCATAGCCCTTTTACGTGAAGAGTACTCTGCTACGGATGCATCTTTAAGAGAGATGAATACTTTAATTGATTTAATCTCTATCGATGAGTATGATCGTATAAAAAACCGTTCACTTTTAGAAGAAGGTTCACACCTTTTAAGTGAAGGTATAATCGACTATGAAGAGATGCTAAACCCTTTTGGCGGTATCAGCCGTGCTTTTTATATAGCCGATGAGGTGCTTCAAAGCATAATACATCCAAATAAAAACAAAAAAGTTACACGTTTAAAACTAAATGCGCTTATAGATGAACAGGATATTTTTGAACTGGTTGAGCCTACAACGACACTTGATGATGTTGTACTTAGCACAGATACAAGATCTACACTTGATAATCTGATGCGCCAAGTCGATAAAGAGGTGGTTTCTCGTCTTATAGAATGGGGTGTAAAAGATAAAAAACGCGGAATTGATGCGCGTATTATTTTTTACGGTTCAGCGGGAACAGGTAAGACTATGACTGCATATTCACTTGCAAAATCGCTAAAACGTCAGGTACTTGCGTTTGACTGTTCAAAAATTCTTTCTATGTATGTCGGCGAGAGTGAAAAAAATGTACGTAAAATATTCGATACCTTTTACGATTTAACAGAAAAAACAAAAACCGAACCTATACTGCTTTTAAACGAGGCTGACCAGTTTTTAGGTTCACGCTCAAGCGGAAATATAACAGGCTCAGACCAGATGCATAATCAGATGCAAAATATATTTTTAGAACAGATTGAAAACTTTAGAGGGATGCTTATAGCTACGACTAACCTTTTGGAAAACATAGACAAAGCATTTTCAAGACGTTTTAACTACAAGATAGAGTTTAAAAAACCAAATGAAGCCCAAAGAAAAGAACTTTGGGAAAAGATGCTTCCTAAAAAAGCACCATATGAGAAAGGTTTTTCAATTGATAAACTGGCAAAATTTCCACTATCAGGCGGTCAAATTAACTTAATAGTTAAAAATACGGCTTATAAAGTTGCGGTTGAAGAAGAACCTATATTTAAAATGCAAGATTTTATAGATGAAATTCAAAAAGAGAAAGCCGGAAATTTTGATTCGGAAAAAGTAATGGGATTTTTAGAATAG
- a CDS encoding NAD(P)H-quinone oxidoreductase subunit 3, which produces MEHITTANPYFGVFVLFVITFGAFIGTTIIARLASRALAAKDSEKIKLSVYECGPEVTKQPNRVSPQFYLFALLFLLFDVEIIFMFPWAVDYKALGWFGLAEMLMFIGLLAIGFVYAWKKGALEWHNIK; this is translated from the coding sequence ATGGAGCATATTACTACTGCAAATCCGTATTTTGGTGTATTTGTACTATTTGTAATCACATTTGGTGCATTTATAGGGACTACGATAATTGCAAGACTCGCATCTCGTGCGTTGGCGGCAAAAGATAGTGAAAAAATTAAACTTTCAGTTTACGAATGTGGACCGGAAGTAACAAAGCAACCAAACAGAGTATCACCTCAGTTTTACCTTTTTGCACTACTGTTTTTACTTTTTGATGTGGAGATTATCTTCATGTTTCCGTGGGCAGTTGACTATAAGGCTTTAGGTTGGTTTGGTTTAGCCGAGATGTTAATGTTTATCGGACTATTGGCAATCGGTTTCGTTTATGCATGGAAAAAAGGAGCGCTTGAATGGCACAACATAAAATAA
- a CDS encoding NADH-ubiquinone oxidoreductase subunit E family protein, whose protein sequence is MKRYDLRHLKDNYEPRMREILDEHKQGEVAIFLFEIGDFTPIQNSADLVKECGYELLNSLKFNEVDWTIVAKKG, encoded by the coding sequence ATGAAAAGATATGACCTTAGACATTTAAAAGATAATTATGAACCTCGTATGAGAGAAATTCTTGATGAGCATAAGCAAGGTGAAGTCGCTATATTTTTATTTGAGATAGGTGATTTTACACCTATCCAAAATTCAGCAGACTTAGTAAAAGAGTGTGGATATGAACTTCTTAATTCACTAAAATTCAACGAAGTTGACTGGACTATCGTTGCTAAAAAAGGTTAA